One segment of Agromyces albus DNA contains the following:
- the rplI gene encoding 50S ribosomal protein L9 — protein MAKVILTHEVTGLGTAGDVVEVKSGYARNFLVPQGFAVAWSRGGEKQIEQIKAARAARELHSLEDAQALKAKLESSKVKLSVKAGLGGRLFGSVKTADVAAAVAAAGLGELDKRKIEIPTPIKATGDHEATVRLRDEVSATITLQVVAAK, from the coding sequence ATGGCTAAGGTAATTCTGACGCACGAGGTCACCGGCCTCGGCACGGCCGGCGACGTTGTCGAGGTCAAGAGCGGCTACGCTCGCAACTTCCTCGTCCCCCAGGGCTTCGCAGTGGCGTGGTCGCGCGGTGGCGAGAAGCAGATCGAGCAGATCAAGGCAGCCCGCGCTGCACGTGAGCTGCACTCGCTCGAAGACGCGCAGGCCCTCAAGGCCAAGCTCGAGTCGAGCAAGGTCAAGCTGTCCGTGAAGGCGGGCCTCGGCGGCCGCCTCTTCGGTTCGGTGAAGACGGCGGATGTCGCGGCTGCCGTCGCGGCCGCCGGCCTCGGCGAGCTCGACAAGCGCAAGATCGAGATCCCGACCCCCATCAAGGCGACCGGCGACCACGAGGCGACCGTTCGCCTCCGTGACGAGGTCTCTGCGACGATCACCCTTCAGGTGGTCGCGGCGAAGTAA
- the rpsR gene encoding 30S ribosomal protein S18: MAGKSSGDRRKPTRGKGAKNAAPAKSIKVGIIDYKDVATLRKFISERGKIRARRITGVSVQEQRLIARAVKNAREMALLPYSGSGR; encoded by the coding sequence ATGGCTGGAAAGAGCAGCGGCGATCGCCGCAAGCCGACCCGCGGGAAGGGCGCGAAGAACGCCGCCCCCGCGAAGTCGATCAAGGTCGGCATCATCGACTACAAAGACGTCGCGACCCTTCGCAAGTTCATCTCGGAGCGTGGAAAGATCCGCGCCCGTCGCATCACCGGTGTCTCCGTGCAGGAGCAGCGCCTCATCGCCCGCGCCGTGAAGAACGCGCGCGAGATGGCCCTCCTGCCCTACTCGGGCTCCGGCCGTTAA
- a CDS encoding single-stranded DNA-binding protein has product MAGETIITVVGNLTADPELRYTQNGLAVANFTIASTPRTFDRQANEWKDGEALFLRASVWREFAEHVAGSLTKGSRVIASGRLKQRSYETKEGEKRTTMELEVDEIGPSLRYATASVTRAASSNRGGAAGSFGGGGGTDEPWAPSAPATQSGASAGGAGGDVWNTPGTSFGDETPF; this is encoded by the coding sequence ATGGCCGGCGAGACCATCATCACCGTGGTGGGCAACCTCACTGCAGATCCCGAGCTGCGTTACACGCAGAACGGACTGGCGGTTGCCAACTTCACCATCGCATCCACTCCCCGTACGTTCGACCGTCAGGCGAACGAGTGGAAAGACGGTGAAGCGTTGTTCCTGCGCGCGAGCGTCTGGCGTGAATTCGCCGAGCACGTGGCCGGTTCACTCACCAAGGGATCCCGGGTCATCGCTTCCGGGCGTCTCAAGCAGCGTTCCTACGAGACGAAGGAAGGCGAGAAGCGCACCACCATGGAGCTCGAGGTCGACGAGATCGGCCCGAGCCTGCGCTACGCCACCGCGTCTGTGACGCGCGCTGCGTCGTCCAACCGCGGCGGCGCTGCCGGCTCCTTCGGGGGCGGCGGCGGCACCGACGAGCCGTGGGCGCCGAGCGCTCCGGCGACGCAGTCGGGCGCTTCCGCAGGCGGTGCCGGCGGCGATGTCTGGAACACTCCGGGCACGAGCTTCGGCGACGAGACACCCTTCTAG
- the rpsF gene encoding 30S ribosomal protein S6 — MHQYELMVILDPEIDERTVAPSLDKFLNVIRNDGGTVDKVDIWGRRRLAYEINKKAEGIYAVVDFTAESKTTNELDRQLNLSEAVMRTKVLRAEEAIAQVAAHAKAQEEKAAKKAAASAKAGAKAAAAAKAPAQKDA; from the coding sequence ATGCACCAGTACGAGCTGATGGTAATCCTCGATCCCGAGATCGATGAGCGCACCGTTGCTCCCAGCCTTGACAAGTTCCTCAACGTCATCAGAAATGATGGCGGCACCGTCGACAAGGTCGACATCTGGGGACGTCGTCGTCTGGCTTACGAGATCAACAAGAAGGCCGAGGGCATCTACGCCGTCGTCGACTTCACCGCCGAGTCCAAGACCACCAACGAGCTCGACCGCCAGCTGAACCTCAGCGAGGCTGTCATGCGCACCAAGGTGCTCCGCGCCGAAGAGGCCATCGCCCAGGTCGCCGCTCACGCCAAGGCGCAGGAGGAGAAGGCCGCGAAGAAGGCCGCCGCTTCCGCCAAGGCCGGTGCGAAGGCTGCAGCTGCAGCCAAGGCCCCCGCCCAGAAGGACGCCTAG
- a CDS encoding Gmad2 immunoglobulin-like domain-containing protein yields MFIRGTLALATLVAAAALTSCSPGSGPSPTASPTGAPTPSSPETTAGPAIVIASPAEGATVSVPFTVSGESNTFEAALTIEVVDEAGIVACVRHLTATSGSGTPGTWEGTLAFPPEVNDLPVMLRAFAHSAEDGSVIDLVEYPITIAPDRPPIFLTSPTCGQVYEPGGVVFLTGLAAVFEAALNVDVRDASGTAVATLPVLADACCEHSNFSSSLTLPADIQPGLYDVVAYNLSAADGSVENEFPVQIEIRG; encoded by the coding sequence ATGTTCATTCGAGGCACGCTGGCGCTCGCGACCCTTGTGGCCGCGGCGGCGCTGACGTCGTGCTCACCGGGTTCCGGCCCGTCCCCGACAGCCTCGCCAACCGGTGCACCGACGCCGAGTTCCCCAGAGACGACGGCGGGCCCGGCGATCGTGATCGCGAGTCCCGCGGAGGGAGCGACCGTCTCTGTTCCGTTCACGGTCAGCGGCGAGTCGAACACCTTCGAGGCCGCCCTGACCATCGAAGTCGTGGACGAAGCGGGCATCGTGGCCTGCGTGCGCCATCTCACGGCGACATCGGGGAGCGGAACCCCGGGCACGTGGGAGGGCACGCTCGCCTTTCCTCCTGAGGTGAACGACCTGCCGGTCATGCTGCGGGCGTTTGCGCACAGCGCGGAGGACGGCTCGGTGATCGACCTCGTCGAGTACCCGATCACGATCGCGCCCGATCGACCGCCGATCTTCCTCACGAGTCCCACGTGCGGCCAGGTGTATGAGCCCGGCGGCGTCGTGTTCTTGACGGGCCTGGCGGCGGTCTTCGAAGCCGCGCTCAACGTCGACGTGCGAGACGCCTCGGGCACGGCGGTCGCCACGCTGCCGGTGCTTGCGGACGCGTGCTGCGAGCACTCGAACTTCAGCTCGAGCCTGACGCTGCCGGCAGACATCCAGCCGGGGCTGTACGACGTGGTGGCGTACAACCTGAGCGCGGCGGACGGCAGCGTTGAGAACGAGTTCCCGGTGCAGATCGAGATCCGCGGGTAG
- a CDS encoding CCA tRNA nucleotidyltransferase, with amino-acid sequence MQTVAAALDRLGELAASPTVARLAAAFEAGGHELALVGGPVRDAFLGRAVRDLDFTTDATPDEILAIVKPIAEAHWDIGRAFGTIGAKIAGETVEITTYRADSYDGASRKPEVVFGSSLEGDLTRRDFTVNALALRLPQLTLVDPSGGVEDLVAGVLRTPATPEQSFGDDPLRMLRAARFSSQLGFSLDDDTRAAMSTLAGAIERISAERVRDELSKLLLTGSPRGGIRLLVESGLAERVLPELPALSLEIDEHHHHKDVYEHSLTVLDQAIDYEISRGNLDSPDLIVRLAALLHDIGKPATRRLEPGGVVSFHHHDVVGAKLARKRLRDLRFDNDTIAAVSRLIELHLRFFGYADAAWSDSAVRRYVRDAGDQLERLHILTRADVTTRNRRKADRLGFAYDDLEARIAVLAEEEELAAVRPELDGQQIMALLDVPPGPVVGEAYRFLLELRLDEGPIGADAAAERLRAWWAARGTQP; translated from the coding sequence ATGCAGACTGTCGCTGCGGCACTCGATCGGCTCGGTGAGCTGGCTGCTTCGCCGACCGTCGCCCGACTCGCCGCGGCGTTCGAAGCCGGCGGCCACGAGCTCGCCCTCGTCGGCGGTCCGGTGCGCGACGCCTTCCTCGGGCGTGCGGTGAGGGACCTCGACTTCACGACCGACGCGACGCCCGACGAGATCCTCGCCATCGTGAAGCCCATCGCCGAAGCCCATTGGGACATCGGGCGCGCGTTCGGCACGATCGGCGCGAAGATCGCCGGCGAGACCGTCGAGATCACCACGTACCGCGCCGACTCATACGACGGTGCCTCGCGCAAGCCCGAGGTCGTCTTCGGATCGAGCCTCGAGGGCGACCTCACCCGCCGCGACTTCACCGTCAACGCGCTCGCCCTGCGATTGCCGCAACTGACCCTCGTCGATCCCTCGGGCGGCGTCGAAGACCTCGTCGCTGGCGTCCTGCGCACGCCCGCGACCCCCGAGCAATCGTTCGGAGACGATCCGCTCCGGATGCTCCGAGCGGCCCGGTTCTCGTCGCAACTCGGGTTCTCCCTCGACGACGACACCCGCGCGGCGATGTCCACCCTCGCGGGTGCGATCGAGCGCATCTCGGCCGAGCGGGTTCGCGATGAGCTGTCGAAGCTGCTGCTCACGGGGTCGCCCCGCGGCGGCATCCGTCTGCTGGTGGAATCGGGCCTCGCCGAGCGGGTGCTGCCCGAACTGCCGGCACTCAGCCTCGAGATCGACGAGCACCACCATCACAAAGACGTCTACGAGCACAGCCTCACGGTGCTCGACCAGGCGATCGACTACGAGATCTCGCGGGGCAACCTCGACTCCCCCGACCTCATCGTGCGCCTCGCGGCGTTGCTGCACGACATCGGCAAGCCGGCCACCCGGCGGCTCGAGCCGGGCGGCGTGGTCTCGTTCCACCACCACGACGTCGTCGGAGCGAAGCTCGCACGCAAGCGCCTGCGCGACCTGCGCTTCGACAACGACACGATCGCAGCGGTTTCACGGCTCATCGAGCTGCACCTGCGGTTCTTCGGGTACGCGGATGCCGCGTGGAGCGACTCCGCCGTGCGCCGCTACGTTCGCGACGCCGGCGACCAGCTCGAACGCCTGCACATCCTGACGAGGGCCGACGTCACGACCCGCAACCGGCGCAAGGCCGATCGACTTGGATTCGCGTACGACGACCTCGAGGCGCGCATCGCCGTGCTTGCCGAAGAGGAGGAGCTCGCCGCGGTGCGTCCCGAGCTCGATGGCCAGCAGATCATGGCGCTGCTCGACGTGCCGCCCGGCCCCGTCGTGGGCGAGGCGTACCGCTTCCTGCTCGAGTTGCGGCTCGACGAGGGCCCGATCGGTGCGGATGCCGCGGCCGAGCGCCTGCGCGCCTGGTGGGCGGCTCGGGGCACCCAGCCCTAG
- a CDS encoding DUF6049 family protein, which yields MVAESNPARRHHRRPQRATDAAEPATSSGASSGNSTLSPRPRRRRAALIGLAAAAAVAVVAAPLAANAGAVLEPEFPFVSVHDSGVSLISSGSSSEGTAAAAQERAGQAAPTDEGGIAVHVAPTIGTTLTPGAPVTVSVEIENATAESLAAATVRLTRSADAIDEVAELDAWVAAAAGDEAGSPDASDAAEVVLGEAEARTLSAGSATSVSFTLPPTSLDGVTESPIIGLGAELLVDGVVVAAGADVFANTNAPAGAPFSLALAYPLTVPADATGLLDAEQLQTWTSPLGLLTRQLDAVAGRSVAIAVDPRIIASIRALGTAAPATATAWLDRLRGVPNEVFPLAYADSDLAVQAQLGLTGILSPTSFSDAMDPANFTGGDGDQGAGDAEAQGEGDDAGDTQGDGETDVTAEPSPPPGEVPTTEDLLDWPYTRSDLAWPADDTVAAGDLEFLQAAGLTTTILAPGNVEPAAEGANAASTINGSSAVVSHERLTAPLRAASVAATDTEWRSATGRLVAELALGAGERTEPTTVLATFDRGTGVQASRVSATIDELATIRWSQPVGLSAAIGAPPADRALASLPESDARRSNIDRMVRTEAEIAAFATVLTDERLLSGPTRRNLLALLDVSWIDEEEAWHGAVGDWLLAQRDTLGAVSVVPGSPINVVSSETGVPTTVLNALPYPVTIVVDVDPSNGRLIVGDRVEATIEAESRSTVRVPVAAGVGSGEVSLAVSLSSPTGVPIGTPVLIPANVQADWEGLGAAVLGIVVVLVFGIGIWRNISRRRRQRAAAAQSDAAAGATETEAGADVSDDASDASMPPAASESDSTVSNPDVTTGAPASEQRND from the coding sequence ATGGTGGCCGAGTCGAACCCTGCGCGTCGACACCACCGCCGACCGCAGCGGGCCACGGATGCCGCGGAGCCCGCCACCTCGAGCGGCGCCTCGAGCGGCAACTCGACCCTCTCGCCTCGCCCTCGACGGCGTCGGGCAGCCCTCATCGGGCTCGCCGCCGCGGCAGCCGTCGCCGTCGTCGCTGCACCCCTCGCCGCGAATGCAGGGGCCGTCCTCGAGCCCGAGTTCCCGTTCGTCTCCGTTCACGACTCCGGCGTCTCGCTCATCAGCTCCGGGTCATCGAGCGAGGGCACCGCCGCTGCCGCGCAGGAGCGCGCGGGCCAAGCCGCGCCCACCGACGAAGGCGGCATCGCCGTGCACGTCGCCCCCACGATCGGCACCACACTCACGCCCGGAGCCCCGGTCACCGTCTCGGTCGAGATCGAGAACGCCACGGCGGAGTCGCTTGCCGCGGCCACCGTGCGGCTGACGCGTTCGGCCGACGCGATCGACGAGGTCGCCGAGCTCGACGCGTGGGTGGCCGCCGCCGCCGGCGACGAGGCCGGCTCCCCCGACGCATCCGACGCGGCGGAGGTGGTGCTCGGCGAGGCCGAGGCACGCACGCTCTCGGCCGGGTCCGCCACGTCCGTCTCCTTCACGCTTCCGCCCACCTCGCTCGACGGTGTCACCGAGTCGCCGATCATCGGACTCGGCGCGGAGCTCCTCGTCGACGGTGTGGTCGTCGCCGCCGGCGCCGACGTCTTCGCGAACACGAACGCGCCGGCGGGTGCGCCGTTCTCGCTCGCCCTCGCCTATCCGCTCACGGTGCCGGCCGACGCCACCGGCCTGCTCGATGCCGAGCAGCTCCAGACCTGGACGAGCCCCCTCGGGCTCCTGACCCGCCAGCTCGACGCCGTGGCGGGCCGCTCGGTGGCGATCGCGGTCGATCCCCGCATCATCGCCTCGATCCGTGCCCTCGGCACGGCTGCCCCCGCCACCGCCACCGCTTGGCTCGACCGCCTCCGCGGTGTGCCGAACGAAGTATTCCCCCTCGCGTATGCCGACTCCGACCTCGCCGTTCAGGCCCAACTCGGGCTCACGGGCATCCTCTCTCCCACCTCCTTCTCCGACGCGATGGACCCCGCGAACTTCACGGGTGGTGACGGCGACCAGGGCGCCGGCGACGCGGAAGCGCAAGGCGAAGGCGATGATGCCGGCGACACCCAGGGCGACGGCGAAACGGATGTCACGGCCGAACCGTCGCCGCCCCCCGGTGAGGTGCCGACCACCGAGGACCTCCTCGACTGGCCGTACACGCGGTCCGATCTCGCATGGCCCGCCGACGACACCGTCGCGGCCGGTGACCTCGAGTTCCTCCAGGCGGCCGGGCTGACGACGACGATCCTCGCGCCGGGCAACGTCGAGCCCGCCGCCGAGGGAGCGAACGCGGCCTCGACGATCAACGGTTCGAGCGCGGTGGTCTCCCACGAGCGGCTGACCGCGCCGTTGCGCGCGGCATCCGTCGCGGCGACCGACACCGAGTGGCGGTCGGCGACCGGCCGGCTCGTGGCCGAGCTCGCCCTCGGCGCCGGTGAGCGCACCGAGCCGACGACGGTGCTCGCCACGTTCGACCGCGGTACCGGCGTGCAGGCGAGCCGCGTGTCGGCGACGATCGACGAACTCGCCACGATCAGGTGGTCGCAGCCCGTCGGCCTCTCCGCTGCCATCGGCGCCCCGCCTGCTGACCGGGCGCTCGCGAGCCTGCCCGAATCCGACGCCCGCCGCTCGAACATCGATCGGATGGTACGCACCGAAGCCGAGATCGCCGCGTTCGCAACGGTGCTCACCGACGAGCGTCTCCTCAGCGGGCCGACGCGCCGCAACCTCCTCGCCCTCCTCGACGTCTCCTGGATCGACGAAGAGGAGGCGTGGCACGGCGCCGTCGGCGACTGGTTGCTCGCGCAGCGCGACACCCTCGGCGCCGTCTCGGTGGTGCCGGGCAGCCCGATCAACGTCGTCTCCAGCGAAACCGGTGTGCCCACGACCGTGCTGAACGCACTGCCCTACCCCGTCACCATCGTCGTCGACGTCGATCCTTCGAACGGCCGGCTCATCGTCGGCGACCGGGTGGAAGCCACGATCGAGGCGGAGTCCCGCAGCACGGTGCGCGTGCCCGTCGCGGCGGGCGTCGGCAGCGGCGAGGTCTCGCTCGCCGTCAGCCTCAGTTCGCCGACGGGAGTTCCGATCGGCACCCCGGTGCTCATCCCTGCCAACGTCCAGGCCGATTGGGAGGGACTCGGCGCTGCCGTGCTCGGCATCGTCGTCGTGCTCGTCTTCGGCATCGGCATCTGGCGCAATATCAGCCGTCGCCGGCGGCAGCGGGCTGCCGCGGCCCAGTCGGATGCCGCCGCCGGTGCCACCGAGACCGAGGCCGGCGCCGACGTTTCTGACGACGCTTCCGACGCTTCCATGCCGCCAGCGGCATCCGAGTCCGACTCCACCGTGTCGAACCCTGACGTGACGACCGGCGCGCCGGCCTCGGAGCAGCGGAATGACTGA
- the murJ gene encoding murein biosynthesis integral membrane protein MurJ, which produces MTDDRIGRASALLASGTIVSRVLGFVKTALLAAVIGASGAGANAFAAANQLPNTIYVVVAGGVLSAVLVPLIVRSAAHADGGSAYINKIITLGFTILAGAALIATLLTPVLTLLIGSRMSAGVFGLAVAFGFWCLPQIFFYGMYSLLGEVLNARRVFGPFTWVPVLNNVVGLAGLAAFALIFGADPDGLRSAGEWSVGMIMLLAGSATLGVASQALILFWFWRRAGLRYRPDFQWRGVGLRSTAGVAGWTFGMLLLTTVAGFVETSVVGVSASVSDEASVYALQTAWLIFMLPHSVITVSIATAYFTRMSEHAAVGAIDRVRADLSSAVRGVGVIIVVAAAVLIVCAYLFARVFTDVEPLVWSFGNVIIAYVIGLIGFSVLFIVQRTYYSLGDTKTPFMFTLVQVILFIVGALICIALPSSWVAFGIALVTTLAGSVQLTVAVVLLRKRIGPLDGRRIVTTFARSLVALVIPVIAGVLLLVALGGTHAAGFALSSKFSAIVSMAIIGTVMTLLYFAGLWLLRSPEFRGFAAPMLGRVRRR; this is translated from the coding sequence ATGACTGACGACCGCATCGGCCGCGCGAGCGCCCTGCTCGCCTCAGGCACGATCGTCTCGCGCGTTCTCGGGTTCGTGAAGACCGCGCTGCTCGCGGCGGTCATCGGAGCGAGTGGAGCCGGTGCCAACGCGTTCGCGGCAGCCAACCAGTTGCCGAACACGATCTACGTCGTGGTGGCCGGTGGCGTGCTGAGTGCCGTGCTGGTGCCGCTCATCGTGCGATCCGCCGCGCATGCCGACGGCGGATCCGCCTACATCAACAAGATCATCACGCTCGGCTTCACGATTCTCGCTGGCGCGGCGCTGATCGCCACGTTGCTGACCCCGGTGCTCACACTGCTCATCGGTTCGCGAATGAGCGCCGGCGTGTTCGGGCTCGCGGTCGCCTTCGGGTTCTGGTGCCTGCCGCAGATCTTCTTCTACGGCATGTACTCGCTCCTCGGCGAGGTGCTGAACGCCCGCCGTGTCTTTGGTCCGTTCACCTGGGTCCCCGTCCTCAACAACGTGGTCGGGCTGGCTGGGCTGGCGGCCTTCGCGCTCATCTTCGGCGCCGACCCCGACGGTCTCCGCTCAGCCGGCGAGTGGAGCGTGGGCATGATCATGCTCCTCGCCGGCAGCGCGACGCTCGGTGTGGCGAGCCAGGCGCTCATCCTGTTCTGGTTCTGGCGTCGCGCCGGCCTGCGGTACCGCCCTGATTTCCAGTGGCGCGGCGTCGGACTCCGATCGACCGCCGGAGTGGCGGGCTGGACCTTCGGCATGCTCTTGCTCACGACCGTCGCGGGCTTCGTCGAGACATCCGTGGTCGGAGTGTCGGCATCTGTTTCCGATGAGGCCTCGGTGTACGCGTTGCAGACCGCGTGGCTCATCTTCATGCTGCCGCACTCGGTGATCACGGTGTCGATCGCGACCGCCTACTTCACTCGCATGAGCGAGCACGCAGCGGTCGGCGCCATCGACAGGGTGCGAGCCGACCTCTCGAGCGCCGTACGCGGAGTCGGGGTGATCATCGTCGTCGCGGCTGCGGTGCTCATCGTTTGCGCCTACCTGTTCGCGAGGGTCTTCACCGACGTCGAACCGCTCGTGTGGTCGTTCGGCAACGTCATCATCGCCTACGTCATCGGGCTCATCGGATTCAGCGTGCTGTTCATCGTCCAGCGCACGTACTACTCGCTCGGTGACACGAAGACGCCGTTCATGTTCACGCTCGTGCAGGTCATCCTCTTCATCGTGGGCGCCCTCATCTGCATCGCGCTTCCGAGCTCCTGGGTGGCATTCGGCATCGCACTCGTCACGACGCTCGCCGGCTCCGTGCAGCTCACGGTCGCCGTCGTGCTCTTGCGCAAGCGCATCGGACCGCTCGACGGTCGTCGCATCGTGACCACCTTCGCGAGGTCGCTGGTCGCACTCGTCATTCCCGTGATCGCCGGCGTGCTGTTGCTCGTGGCCCTCGGCGGCACGCACGCCGCGGGCTTCGCGCTCTCGAGCAAGTTCAGCGCGATCGTCTCCATGGCCATCATCGGCACGGTCATGACCCTGTTGTACTTCGCCGGCCTCTGGTTGCTCCGTTCGCCCGAGTTCCGGGGCTTCGCCGCGCCGATGCTCGGCCGCGTGCGCCGCCGCTGA
- the trxB gene encoding thioredoxin-disulfide reductase, with protein sequence MRDIIIIGSGPAGFSAAIYAARAELKPLLIASSVEIGGELMNTTEVENFPGFPDGIMGPDLMAKLQAQAERFGTEVVYDDVVSLELDGPVKRVKLGNGDEHEAATIVYATGSAYRKLGLAEEELLSGHGLSWCATCDGFFFRQKTIAVVGGGDSAMEEATFLTRFADKVYVIHRRDTLKASKIMQQRAFDNEKIEFIWNAEISAIHGTTAVTGVTLRDTVTGEERGLDLDGLFVAVGNDPRTHLVHGKLDLTPEGTIAVEGRSSRTSVPGVFAAGDVIDPYYRQAITAAGSGAAAALDAEHYLAALGNPAAAEAVIENEFAVVN encoded by the coding sequence TTGCGCGACATCATCATCATCGGTTCTGGACCGGCCGGGTTCTCCGCCGCGATCTACGCCGCGCGCGCCGAGCTGAAGCCGCTGCTCATCGCGAGTTCGGTCGAGATCGGCGGCGAGCTCATGAACACGACCGAGGTCGAGAACTTCCCGGGCTTCCCTGACGGCATCATGGGACCCGACCTGATGGCGAAACTGCAGGCGCAAGCCGAGCGGTTCGGAACCGAAGTCGTTTACGACGACGTGGTGTCGCTCGAGCTCGACGGCCCGGTCAAGCGCGTGAAGCTCGGCAACGGCGATGAGCACGAAGCTGCGACGATCGTCTATGCCACCGGCTCCGCTTACCGCAAGCTCGGCCTTGCCGAAGAGGAACTGCTCTCCGGGCACGGCCTCTCGTGGTGCGCGACGTGCGACGGCTTCTTCTTCCGCCAGAAGACCATCGCGGTGGTCGGCGGCGGTGACTCGGCGATGGAAGAGGCGACCTTCCTCACGCGGTTCGCCGACAAGGTCTACGTGATCCACCGCCGCGACACGCTCAAGGCCTCCAAGATCATGCAGCAGCGTGCGTTCGACAACGAGAAGATCGAGTTCATCTGGAACGCCGAGATCTCGGCGATCCACGGCACCACTGCCGTCACCGGCGTGACCCTGCGCGACACGGTCACCGGCGAGGAGCGTGGGCTCGACCTCGACGGCCTCTTCGTCGCCGTCGGCAACGATCCCCGCACCCACCTCGTGCACGGCAAGCTCGACCTGACGCCTGAGGGCACGATCGCCGTCGAGGGCCGCAGTTCACGAACCTCCGTGCCTGGCGTCTTCGCCGCCGGAGACGTCATCGACCCGTACTACCGACAGGCCATCACGGCTGCCGGATCCGGTGCGGCCGCCGCGCTCGACGCGGAACACTACCTGGCCGCGCTCGGCAACCCTGCGGCCGCCGAGGCCGTGATCGAGAACGAGTTCGCCGTCGTCAACTGA
- the trxA gene encoding thioredoxin: protein MTARAVTEATFEQEVLKNDKAVLVDFWAEWCGPCRAVSPILDQIATEHSEKLDIVKLNVDENPGLAMKYQITAIPAFKVFQAGEVVKTVIGAKPKPALEADLAAYIS from the coding sequence ATGACTGCACGCGCAGTGACCGAGGCCACCTTCGAGCAGGAGGTCCTCAAGAACGACAAGGCCGTCCTCGTGGACTTCTGGGCCGAGTGGTGCGGCCCGTGTCGCGCCGTGAGCCCGATCCTCGACCAGATCGCGACCGAGCACTCCGAGAAGCTCGACATCGTGAAGCTGAACGTCGACGAGAACCCCGGGCTCGCGATGAAGTACCAGATCACTGCGATCCCCGCGTTCAAGGTGTTCCAGGCAGGCGAGGTCGTGAAGACCGTCATCGGCGCCAAGCCGAAGCCTGCACTCGAGGCCGACCTCGCCGCCTACATCTCGTAG
- a CDS encoding aminotransferase-like domain-containing protein, with translation MTSDGVPQRTGNNLDPWYANYAERAAGLAASEVRALFAVASRPEVVSLAGGMPFVSALPHDLISSAMERVMREQGAVALQYGSGQGIPKLREQILEVMAIEGIRGTVDNVVTATGSQQALDLVAKLFIDPGDVILAESPSYVGALGVFRSYQANVVHVAMDENGLIPEALRQTIAHLRGQGRRIKFLYTIPNFHNPAGVTLSAERRPEILEICRSNEILVLEDNPYGLLHFDEPAPNALRSLDEDRVIYLGSFSKTLAPGFRVGWALAPHAIREKLILAAESAILSPSSFSQLVVSEYLATADWRAQIDTFRGVYRDRKNAMIEALGEYLPQLSWTNPNGGFYVWVTMPDVLDSKQMLPRAVKELVAYTPGTAFFADGRGRHAMRLSFCYPTPEAIRLGVRRLATVVNGELDLLDTFAGTGSLQLPQGNGYDSAPPSDLK, from the coding sequence GTGACTTCTGACGGCGTCCCCCAGCGGACCGGCAACAATCTCGACCCCTGGTACGCGAACTACGCCGAGCGAGCCGCCGGTCTCGCCGCCTCAGAAGTCCGAGCCCTCTTCGCCGTCGCCTCCCGACCCGAGGTCGTCTCGCTCGCCGGTGGAATGCCGTTCGTGTCGGCGTTGCCGCACGACCTGATCTCCTCGGCAATGGAGCGAGTGATGCGAGAGCAGGGCGCTGTTGCCCTGCAATACGGCTCTGGTCAGGGAATTCCCAAGCTTCGCGAGCAGATCCTCGAGGTCATGGCAATCGAAGGGATCCGCGGCACGGTCGACAACGTGGTGACGGCCACCGGGTCGCAACAAGCCCTCGACCTCGTCGCGAAGCTCTTCATCGACCCGGGCGACGTCATCCTCGCGGAGTCGCCGAGCTACGTCGGAGCGCTCGGGGTGTTCCGTTCGTACCAAGCCAACGTCGTGCACGTGGCGATGGACGAGAACGGGTTGATCCCCGAAGCCCTGCGGCAGACGATCGCCCACCTCCGTGGCCAGGGCCGACGCATCAAGTTCCTCTACACGATCCCGAACTTCCACAATCCGGCGGGAGTGACGCTCTCTGCAGAGCGGCGGCCCGAGATCCTCGAGATCTGCCGTTCCAACGAGATCCTCGTCCTCGAGGACAATCCCTACGGGCTCCTGCATTTCGACGAGCCCGCACCCAACGCGCTGCGCTCCCTCGACGAAGACCGGGTGATCTACCTCGGGTCCTTCTCGAAGACACTTGCGCCCGGTTTCCGAGTGGGATGGGCGCTTGCGCCACACGCGATCCGCGAGAAGCTCATCCTCGCCGCGGAGTCCGCGATCCTGTCGCCCAGCTCATTCAGCCAGCTCGTGGTCTCGGAGTACCTCGCGACCGCCGACTGGCGCGCGCAGATCGACACGTTTCGTGGGGTCTACCGCGACCGGAAGAACGCGATGATCGAGGCATTGGGGGAGTACCTGCCGCAGCTGAGTTGGACGAACCCCAACGGCGGGTTCTACGTCTGGGTCACGATGCCCGATGTGCTCGACTCGAAGCAGATGCTGCCGCGCGCGGTGAAGGAGCTCGTGGCGTACACGCCCGGCACCGCCTTCTTCGCCGACGGCCGCGGCCGTCATGCGATGCGCCTCTCGTTCTGCTATCCGACACCCGAGGCCATCAGGCTCGGCGTACGCCGGCTCGCCACGGTGGTGAATGGGGAGCTCGACCTGCTCGACACCTTCGCCGGCACCGGCTCGCTGCAACTCCCGCAGGGCAATGGCTACGACTCCGCTCCGCCTTCCGATCTCAAGTAG